Proteins from a genomic interval of Diaminobutyricimonas aerilata:
- a CDS encoding ABC transporter family substrate-binding protein, which yields MASSRRDHLRRGAAAVLVAALAGSAAGCSPTGPEPVEGSTVTVARSEPFTSLNAQTSYGNRGTNAAVRHLTTSQFVAYDATPELVRDESFGTITVEDEDPLTVTYRVADGVAWSDGEPVDAADLLLSWAANSGAVNTPEFDDEPYVDEETGAYAEDFPDDVVHFDGQVSNGLAGVTQTPEVGDDGRSITLVYDRYFADWELAFEVGVPAHVVGARALGIDDADEAKDAVVSAIQDRDEAALAALSRTWNADFNLDRMPEDRSLLVANGPYTVTGIEAGQSVELTANPRYRGEHRPEFERVVLRTISDPLEAVAALRDGEVDVITPQASADVAAELLALDDVTVLSGSDSTYEHLDLQFTASRNGHFADARVREAFLRVVPRQRILDELVGSIQEEAELRDSFVFMPSDPRYADAVAGNGSDEYARPDPERARELLAEAGVTSPEVCILFSSTNPRRVREFQLIQESAAEAGFRVTDCSAPDAVPVLGSPGEYDAALFGWNVPNLSTAGTSAIFRSRTGIDNLNGYANPEVDALLDELSGERDADVRAQRLAELDALVWRDAYGLPLYQLPVLTGVGPGVENVTRSPLPPGVLWNVWDWRPTGS from the coding sequence ATGGCTTCTTCCCGACGCGACCACCTGCGTCGGGGGGCAGCCGCGGTCCTCGTCGCGGCACTCGCCGGCTCGGCCGCAGGCTGCTCCCCGACGGGTCCCGAACCGGTCGAAGGCTCGACCGTCACGGTCGCCCGCAGCGAGCCGTTCACCTCGCTCAACGCGCAGACCTCCTACGGCAACCGCGGCACCAACGCCGCGGTGCGGCACCTGACGACGTCGCAGTTCGTCGCCTACGACGCCACTCCCGAGCTGGTGCGCGATGAATCGTTCGGCACCATCACCGTCGAGGACGAGGATCCGCTGACCGTCACCTACAGGGTGGCGGACGGGGTCGCCTGGTCCGACGGCGAGCCCGTCGACGCGGCCGATCTGCTGCTCTCGTGGGCGGCCAACTCGGGCGCCGTGAACACTCCGGAGTTCGACGACGAGCCGTACGTCGACGAGGAGACCGGGGCGTACGCCGAGGACTTCCCCGACGACGTCGTCCACTTCGACGGTCAGGTGAGCAACGGCCTCGCCGGGGTGACGCAGACCCCGGAGGTCGGGGACGACGGCCGGTCGATCACCCTCGTCTACGACCGCTACTTCGCCGATTGGGAGCTCGCCTTCGAGGTCGGGGTGCCCGCGCACGTCGTCGGCGCCCGCGCCCTCGGCATCGACGACGCCGACGAGGCGAAGGATGCGGTCGTCTCCGCGATCCAGGATCGCGACGAGGCCGCACTCGCTGCGCTGTCGCGCACCTGGAACGCCGATTTCAACCTCGACCGGATGCCCGAGGACCGGTCGTTGCTCGTCGCGAACGGTCCGTACACGGTGACCGGCATCGAAGCGGGGCAGAGCGTCGAGCTGACCGCGAACCCCCGCTACCGCGGCGAGCACCGCCCCGAGTTCGAGCGTGTCGTCCTGCGCACGATCAGCGACCCGCTCGAGGCGGTCGCCGCCCTGCGCGACGGCGAGGTCGACGTCATCACCCCGCAGGCGTCCGCCGACGTCGCCGCCGAACTGCTCGCTCTCGACGACGTCACGGTGCTGAGCGGGTCGGACAGCACGTACGAGCACCTCGACCTGCAGTTCACCGCGAGCCGGAACGGGCACTTCGCCGACGCCCGCGTGCGTGAGGCGTTCCTGCGGGTGGTGCCGCGACAGCGCATCCTCGACGAGCTCGTCGGCTCCATCCAGGAGGAGGCGGAACTGCGCGACTCGTTCGTGTTCATGCCGTCCGACCCGCGCTACGCCGACGCGGTCGCCGGCAACGGGTCGGACGAGTACGCACGCCCGGACCCCGAGCGCGCGCGGGAGCTGCTCGCCGAGGCGGGGGTCACCTCGCCCGAGGTCTGCATCCTGTTCTCCTCGACCAATCCGCGCCGCGTGCGCGAGTTCCAGCTCATCCAGGAGTCCGCCGCCGAGGCCGGATTCCGGGTGACCGACTGCTCCGCGCCCGATGCGGTGCCCGTCCTCGGCAGCCCGGGGGAGTACGACGCGGCGCTCTTCGGGTGGAACGTGCCGAACCTCTCCACCGCGGGCACGAGCGCGATCTTCCGCTCCCGCACGGGCATCGACAACCTCAACGGCTACGCCAACCCCGAGGTCGACGCCCTGCTCGACGAGTTGAGCGGGGAACGGGATGCGGATGTCCGTGCGCAGCGGCTCGCTGAGCTCGACGCCCTGGTGTGGCGCGACGCCTACGGGCTGCCCCTGTATCAGCTGCCCGTGCTCACCGGAGTGGGGCCCGGAGTGGAGAACGTGACGCGTTCGCCGCTGCCGCCCGGGGTGCTCTGGAACGTGTGGGATTGGCGCCCGACCGGAAGTTGA